Proteins from one Drosophila gunungcola strain Sukarami chromosome 3R, Dgunungcola_SK_2, whole genome shotgun sequence genomic window:
- the LOC128266271 gene encoding dnaJ homolog subfamily B member 12 isoform X1, with translation MDGNKDEAQRCIDFAVQALAEGKIEKAEKFLLKAEKLFPTENAKKLLAQVKSTSGGGSNSKSRSGGASDEKDSGPRKRVNSDSRSNAPDYTNDQLEAVRKIKKCKDYYDVLGVNKTATDSEIKKAYKKLALQLHPDKNKAPGSVEAFKSLGNAAAVLTDAEKRKNYDLYGINDSHSGHGNNGGGGHHRHGQSYEQQFPPDISAEELFNMFFNGGIPQQNVFMRQQRRRHQAREERDGNNSSALINLLPILLLIGLSMMSSFFISDPMYSLTPSHKYSVKRETNALKIPYYVKDNFYSEYQGSVARLEESVEEDFVNHLKHSCSRERNYRDSMLAKARTFGDRDLYRKAQNINTPSCENLQKTATSRRVFPKNVW, from the exons ATGGACGGCAACAAGGACGAGGCACAACGGTGCATCGATTTCGCGGTCCAAGCGCTCGCCGAGGGCAAGATCGAGAAGGCTGAGAAGTTCCTGCTCAAGGCGGAAAAGCTGTTTCCCACGGAAAATGCAAAGA AGCTACTGGCCCAGGTGAAGAGCACATCCGGCGGCGGCAGCAATAGCAAATCCCGCTCAGGAGGTGCAAGCGATGAGAAGGATAGCGGTCCTAGAAAGCGTGTAAACTCCGATTCGCGATCTAATGCTCCGGATTACACTAATGATCAATTGGAGGCGGTGCGAAAGATCAAGAA ATGCAAGGACTACTATGATGTTTTGGGCGTGAACAAAACGGCAACAGATTCGGAAATCAAGAAGGCCTACAAAAAGCTAGCTCTGCAATTGCACCCGGACAAAAACAAGGCCCCCGGATCGGTGGAAGCATTTAAGTCTCTGGGCAATGCTGCCGCCGTACTCACGGATGCCGAGAAGCGCAAGAACTACGATTTGTATGGCATCAATGATTCGCATAGCGGTCACGGAAATAATGGAGGAGGCGGTCACCATAGACATGGACAGTCTTACGAACAACAATTCCCGCCTGATATCAGTGCCGAGGAGCTGTTCAACATGTTCTTCAACGGCGGAATTCCCCAGCAGAATGTTTTTATGAGGCAGCAGCGACGTCGTCATCAGGCTCGCGAGGAACGGGAT GGCAACAACTCTTCGGCTTTGATTAACTTGCTGCCTATCTTGTTGCTAATTGGTCTCTCCATGATGTCGTCGTTCTTTATCTCAGATCCCATGTACAGCCTGACGCCCTCTCA TAAATATTCTGTGAAGCGTGAGACGAACGCCCTGAAGATACCTTACTATGTGAAGGACAACTTTTATTCGGAGTATCAGGGCTCGGTGGCGCGTTTAGAGGAATCCGTGGAAGAGGACTTTGTCAATCATCTGAAACACTCTTGCAGTCGAGAGCGAAATTATC GCGACTCTATGCTGGCCAAGGCGCGTACCTTTGGCGATCGGGACCTGTACAGAAAGGCGCAGAACATCAATACGCCGTCGTGCGAGAATTtgcaaaa AACTGCTACGAGCCGCAGAGTGTTCCCCAAAAATGTATGGTAG
- the LOC128266271 gene encoding dnaJ homolog subfamily B member 12 isoform X2 — MDGNKDEAQRCIDFAVQALAEGKIEKAEKFLLKAEKLFPTENAKKLLAQVKSTSGGGSNSKSRSGGASDEKDSGPRKRVNSDSRSNAPDYTNDQLEAVRKIKKCKDYYDVLGVNKTATDSEIKKAYKKLALQLHPDKNKAPGSVEAFKSLGNAAAVLTDAEKRKNYDLYGINDSHSGHGNNGGGGHHRHGQSYEQQFPPDISAEELFNMFFNGGIPQQNVFMRQQRRRHQAREERDGNNSSALINLLPILLLIGLSMMSSFFISDPMYSLTPSHKYSVKRETNALKIPYYVKDNFYSEYQGSVARLEESVEEDFVNHLKHSCSRERNYRDSMLAKARTFGDRDLYRKAQNINTPSCENLQKYLIT; from the exons ATGGACGGCAACAAGGACGAGGCACAACGGTGCATCGATTTCGCGGTCCAAGCGCTCGCCGAGGGCAAGATCGAGAAGGCTGAGAAGTTCCTGCTCAAGGCGGAAAAGCTGTTTCCCACGGAAAATGCAAAGA AGCTACTGGCCCAGGTGAAGAGCACATCCGGCGGCGGCAGCAATAGCAAATCCCGCTCAGGAGGTGCAAGCGATGAGAAGGATAGCGGTCCTAGAAAGCGTGTAAACTCCGATTCGCGATCTAATGCTCCGGATTACACTAATGATCAATTGGAGGCGGTGCGAAAGATCAAGAA ATGCAAGGACTACTATGATGTTTTGGGCGTGAACAAAACGGCAACAGATTCGGAAATCAAGAAGGCCTACAAAAAGCTAGCTCTGCAATTGCACCCGGACAAAAACAAGGCCCCCGGATCGGTGGAAGCATTTAAGTCTCTGGGCAATGCTGCCGCCGTACTCACGGATGCCGAGAAGCGCAAGAACTACGATTTGTATGGCATCAATGATTCGCATAGCGGTCACGGAAATAATGGAGGAGGCGGTCACCATAGACATGGACAGTCTTACGAACAACAATTCCCGCCTGATATCAGTGCCGAGGAGCTGTTCAACATGTTCTTCAACGGCGGAATTCCCCAGCAGAATGTTTTTATGAGGCAGCAGCGACGTCGTCATCAGGCTCGCGAGGAACGGGAT GGCAACAACTCTTCGGCTTTGATTAACTTGCTGCCTATCTTGTTGCTAATTGGTCTCTCCATGATGTCGTCGTTCTTTATCTCAGATCCCATGTACAGCCTGACGCCCTCTCA TAAATATTCTGTGAAGCGTGAGACGAACGCCCTGAAGATACCTTACTATGTGAAGGACAACTTTTATTCGGAGTATCAGGGCTCGGTGGCGCGTTTAGAGGAATCCGTGGAAGAGGACTTTGTCAATCATCTGAAACACTCTTGCAGTCGAGAGCGAAATTATC GCGACTCTATGCTGGCCAAGGCGCGTACCTTTGGCGATCGGGACCTGTACAGAAAGGCGCAGAACATCAATACGCCGTCGTGCGAGAATTtgcaaaagtatttaattacataa